Proteins co-encoded in one endosymbiont 'TC1' of Trimyema compressum genomic window:
- a CDS encoding DUF916 domain-containing protein: protein MDTVIPSVFGKGDGNMLKKICIITIIALFSFIFGACQILADDEYMTMEANLPSNQIHTNETFFDLSIQPEMSQVLEVTLVNNKDADVELEGEITNAWTTMNGEIDYSPTKYPLDVSLQNPLSTILELNEKEISLPAKTTKKITANLKIPKDIKKGIILGGIQYREKKNKNDIANKTQVDNISALIKGVKLNYDIAPEPNIIINKAGVTRYKRIPVITINVQNTEASIINNMILKTEVKKAGSSEILQSDESSKIAMAPNSNADLPIYWKKNNIDPGNYVVDVTVKIGDKDWKKQLSFTVDQKTSDDTTNVVNPPDYSIFLYIIFNIALVILVYFLIKNRRNKENRK from the coding sequence GTGGATACAGTTATCCCAAGTGTTTTTGGTAAGGGGGATGGAAATATGTTGAAAAAAATATGTATTATAACTATAATAGCTCTTTTTTCTTTTATATTTGGTGCATGTCAAATACTAGCAGATGATGAATATATGACAATGGAAGCAAACTTACCTAGCAATCAAATTCACACTAATGAAACTTTTTTTGATTTATCTATTCAGCCTGAAATGAGTCAGGTTCTTGAGGTAACGCTTGTTAATAACAAAGATGCTGATGTAGAATTAGAAGGTGAAATAACAAATGCTTGGACAACAATGAATGGAGAAATTGATTATTCACCTACAAAATATCCTTTAGATGTAAGCTTACAAAACCCTTTAAGCACAATACTGGAATTGAATGAAAAAGAAATAAGTTTACCAGCTAAAACTACAAAAAAAATTACAGCCAATTTAAAAATTCCGAAAGACATAAAAAAAGGAATAATACTAGGTGGAATTCAATATAGAGAGAAAAAAAATAAAAATGATATAGCAAATAAAACTCAAGTAGATAATATAAGTGCGTTAATCAAAGGCGTAAAACTAAACTATGATATAGCTCCTGAACCTAATATTATTATTAATAAAGCAGGTGTTACAAGATATAAAAGAATACCAGTAATTACTATTAATGTTCAAAATACTGAAGCTTCAATAATAAATAATATGATTCTTAAAACGGAAGTTAAGAAGGCAGGATCCTCAGAAATTTTGCAATCTGATGAAAGCTCTAAGATTGCTATGGCACCAAATTCTAATGCTGACTTACCAATATATTGGAAAAAAAATAATATAGATCCAGGGAATTATGTAGTAGATGTTACAGTGAAAATCGGAGATAAGGATTGGAAAAAACAATTATCTTTTACAGTAGATCAAAAGACCTCTGATGATACTACAAACGTTGTTAATCCTCCTGATTATTCAATTTTTCTTTATATTATTTTTAACATTGCATTAGTAATTTTAGTATATTTTTTAATAAAAAATAGAAGGAATAAAGAAAATAGAAAGTGA
- a CDS encoding DDE-type integrase/transposase/recombinase, which translates to MVSDITYIKHKGKCYYLICYLDLFNNEIIEWELSDSLGMKFVLDSAKRFLEKQSVLDYPILLHRDQGIQYTSSAYQALLREYNVVQSMSRVDNPKDNAITESFFGRFKDVLRFQFRPVIG; encoded by the coding sequence GTGGTTTCAGATATTACATATATTAAACATAAAGGAAAATGTTACTATCTAATTTGTTATTTAGATTTATTCAACAATGAAATTATAGAATGGGAATTAAGTGATTCTCTTGGTATGAAATTTGTTCTAGACTCCGCAAAAAGGTTTCTGGAAAAACAAAGCGTACTTGATTACCCTATCCTTTTACACCGTGACCAAGGTATTCAATACACTTCATCAGCTTATCAAGCCTTGCTTAGAGAATATAATGTTGTTCAAAGTATGTCAAGAGTCGATAACCCAAAAGATAATGCCATTACGGAAAGTTTCTTTGGCAGGTTTAAAGATGTTTTGCGTTTTCAATTCCGCCCCGTTATTGGTTAG
- a CDS encoding WxL domain-containing protein translates to MKKKVLILFASLLILGFALPVSVFAANLTGTTQVTAKFKTGDLTLDAIPSAFAFGDIFVNAVKASSATLPNTTTYTAHVTDERGGINGYKLTVQALTGMISYEEDELHSIILDELDGGNIKLIKPTLVQDSTTAGIGTEPLVFNGSGTIYADNFNLGVAIPSTVLSTSHLSDQGLLGWAANWTGDKITLNVKAGEAKAGDYLCTLVWTLSDVPAAVVV, encoded by the coding sequence ATGAAGAAAAAAGTTTTAATATTATTTGCAAGTTTACTAATATTAGGATTTGCTTTGCCAGTTTCAGTATTTGCAGCAAACCTTACAGGAACAACACAAGTTACTGCAAAATTTAAAACAGGGGATTTAACATTGGACGCTATCCCTAGTGCATTTGCTTTTGGAGATATTTTTGTAAATGCAGTAAAAGCTAGTAGCGCAACATTACCAAATACTACCACCTATACAGCGCATGTAACGGATGAAAGAGGTGGCATAAATGGTTATAAATTAACAGTTCAAGCTCTCACTGGAATGATATCTTATGAAGAAGATGAACTACATTCAATAATATTGGATGAATTAGATGGAGGTAATATAAAATTAATAAAGCCTACACTTGTTCAAGATTCTACAACTGCTGGTATAGGAACTGAACCATTAGTATTTAATGGTTCAGGTACAATTTATGCTGATAATTTTAATTTAGGAGTTGCTATTCCATCTACAGTTCTATCCACATCCCACTTGAGTGACCAAGGTCTTTTGGGTTGGGCTGCAAATTGGACAGGAGATAAAATTACTTTAAATGTTAAAGCTGGAGAAGCAAAAGCCGGAGATTATTTATGTACTTTAGTATGGACGTTATCTGATGTACCTGCAGCAGTTGTAGTCTAG
- a CDS encoding helix-turn-helix domain-containing protein yields MSKIHSKEEKLSIVKRYLSGESRKNLSKETGISESNIHKWE; encoded by the coding sequence ATATCCAAAATTCACAGTAAAGAAGAAAAGCTATCAATAGTAAAGCGATACTTGTCAGGAGAATCTAGAAAAAACCTCTCAAAAGAAACTGGAATAAGTGAAAGCAACATCCACAAATGGGAGTAA
- a CDS encoding WxL domain-containing protein, which translates to MFVNAVKASSATLPNTTTYTAHVTDERGGINGYKLTVQALTGMISYEEDELHSIILDELDGGNIKLIKPTLVQDSTTAGIGTEPLVFNGSGTIYADNFNLGVAIPSTVLSTSHLSDQGLLGWAANWTGDKITLNVKAGEAKAGDYLCTLTWSLADVP; encoded by the coding sequence ATTTTTGTAAATGCAGTAAAAGCTAGTAGCGCAACATTACCAAATACTACCACCTATACAGCGCATGTAACGGATGAAAGAGGTGGCATAAATGGTTATAAATTAACAGTTCAAGCTCTCACTGGAATGATATCTTATGAAGAAGATGAACTACATTCAATAATATTGGATGAATTAGATGGAGGTAATATAAAATTAATAAAGCCTACACTTGTTCAAGATTCTACAACTGCTGGTATAGGAACTGAACCATTAGTATTTAATGGTTCAGGTACAATTTATGCTGATAATTTTAATTTAGGAGTTGCTATTCCATCTACAGTTCTATCCACATCCCACTTGAGTGACCAAGGTCTTTTGGGTTGGGCTGCAAATTGGACAGGAGATAAAATTACTTTAAATGTTAAAGCTGGAGAAGCAAAAGCCGGAGATTATTTATGTACTTTGACATGGTCATTAGCTGATGTGCCATAA